TCGCCAATGAGTGCGCGTGTATACGCGCGATGGCCTCCAACGCGACTTTTGTCTGATCGTACGACATTCCTTTGCGAAATTGAATGTTCCAAAAGTCCGAGTCGTGAAGATCCTGTAGCACCAGAATGGAATCACATGTTGTGAGGAAGCAGTCTGACTCCTCCGCTGGGGTATACTGCGCGTGGTAGCACACAGGTACCGACAGGGGTATTTCATCGCCCGATCTGTTTTCCTCTAACGCTAGTTGTTTCTTTTGGAATTCCTTCAAGTCGGGCATGACCTGACAAGATGTAAACAGAGTTGTAAATAGATCGTAAACACGACGGGTTTAACATTACTCGCTTACCTGTGTGTAGAATTTGATTTCCCGCAGGTCGAACTGGCCAGTGATAACGAAGAGACGACTGCACCCATCTTTCGGTAGCTCTTTCACGATCAGAGACAGATCCTTCGTGGTATTCGAATCCTCCAACACGTACGTGACTTTAACTCTACTTATAGTGCTCAAGGCAGTCAAGACGTTTCTCAAACAGCTCGAGTAAACCTTACTGTCGATTATCGTGACCTGTACATTATGGGGTTAGAATGTTTAAACGATCCTTCGAGAATAGCTTGCACACGTTAACACGTTTTTCAAATCCGTCGCGTTTGCATCGCTATTAAGTAGCTGGGTTAAAACGGCTGCGCAAGACATTCCCTACAGGTAACTGTTAACTGGAAATCATAGTTTCTACCGAACTAACCGATTCTCTGTGAAAGTCCCTTAGGATATCACCAAGCCACTGCTTATCAATCTCCGACTTCTGCTCCTCCGTTTCGCTGGAGGAATCCTCCGCGTCCTCGCAACCCCAATGCCAATTCGCCATGGTTCCGCCTCGTTTTTGTGCTTTTTGTTTAGTGCGGTCAACGCGTGAGATCGATGCTCGTTAGGCGAACGAATGGGGGGAAAATATCGTGTCGTCGGTTACGATGATGTCCCGTGCGTCCGTCTGCTCCCCGTACAACGCTGATAAAGCACATCGACGCTCGCGATGGACAAATAGGCAGAACGCGCCTATTATTCCCGACTAGTTCTCACATAGATGACCGCTTGGGCTTCGTGAAAAACCACCGGCAGTCCCGTCTATTTCCTGCTACGTCGACCGGTTCACGAGCGCGAGGGCCGGCGTAGTTCGACGTCCTCTGATCGGGGATATCGGACAAAGCGTCGTCGGCACACCCTTGCCGCAGAGGCACCCAGCTATCTACCTTGATTCGCCCGCGGCACTCTTTCGTGCCCGTGCAACCCCTTCGATTGTGGCGCAGTGTGGATCTTAAAGTACGAACTGACACGACGGACACGCTCCTCCGTCGTTGCCCACTCAGAGGTGGATGCAGGCAGGGTGGGACAGAGAGGACATCTCCCATGCGCGCACTCCCTAACCCGCCCGATCAATATCCTTCCTTCCGCACCTCCCACACCTCCTGCTCCACCGTGCACTTTCTCCACCTCCTGTTCCGCTGCCCGCCACGCTCCTTTCCTCACGCTCGATGGAAATCTGGAAAACAGATCGCCTCCGCGACGCGCCCGTAATCCTCTTCGGCTCGCCGTGACCGGAATATACcattatttcgaattatttttgtaaccgCCACTAATCGCTAGGTATCAGCCTGGAAGcttctctttccttttttttttgttttttttgttttcaacattttgtATGATTGTTCCAAGTTTTATGAAACACGGTGAAAGTGTCATTTTGATGATGGGGACGAATAACTtggaaagttttattatttaaacgggtttctttttatttgagcACAATGGCAACATCTATTTCTTTATGAGTTTGTTTACGTTGGGTAAAGAGAGCTTCCTTGCTAAAATCATTTCACAATTACTTCGAACATACTTATAAATAtctatcaaaattaaacgagGAAGTAAAACGTATTTCAGAATTGACCGCAAAAACCGTACCTCGTGCTTCATCTAATTTGATCACCCAGGATAATATTGGTACACGTGCTCGAGTGCACTCGAGCGTGGCTGTTAAAAGGTTAATATTACAACCGAGAAGGAAAATATTACGTTAAAATTTAGAGACTTTGTTCTTCCCATCTGAACGAAAAGTCTAtcttcaagaaaaaatttaatttccacttCTCGTGGAGCgctacaaattttactttggGTTTCTTCTTCGCACAGCTATCCTACGTTTTTCCTCAACCATTTCAATTTGATTATCAAACATTGACGTTTTCCGTCTACCTTAATGTACTTGCTCCAATTTGTCGGATCTGAAGGGCAATTGTGTCTCTGAATGCCTATGTCTACTCGatttcgttccattttaaaataaaacttttcgCGAAAAATCCTAAGCCTATATACTCTGAgagtcgataaaaaaaaaatcaactttTTAAAGCTTTAGTGTAGTATTTTCCCTTGATGTTAATTCTGCGCTGAAGCGTACCGGTCCAGTGGCGTGATACTAGGGGCCATACGTTTACATGTACCTGACATTGTTACATGCGTACAGAGTATATAATTGCTCAAGGTCTTGGACAGGAATTAACCGTAACtcttcgtaataaatatttcttataatacCGGGGATAAATATTCACATATCCCTTCTTGCCACTGGTGCTTATCGTTAGAAACATTCAAATGAGAATTATAATCCTCAAGAGCTTCACTGAGGATCAATAtgcatgaaaataattaatcttttattatttgcgCATAATAATGCACTGTGGCTTAAATGAGCAACTTCTTTTCAGGCTTGTCGTTTTCCTTGCGTACTTGTACAACGACGCAtagatgaaaaataattataacacaATTGTAATAAGTTTCCatgataaaattatgtaaatacgAGCgatttacaattgaaattaaGTTACTCTCTCGCATTCACGATTTGCATACCTTTTTGTGCTCGTATGCATAAAGTATAAATGACTTATGAGAGTGCActtaaaacattttgtgaaTTATTGCGCGCTTCTCCCGAGAAAGAGTGCTTCCGCGAAAGAAAGTACATAATTCTGAATTCTCCAGCGCGCATTGAGAAACTTCCGGCAGTACGAAACTACGCGTTACGAAACAATGATTCACCTAAGTTTGAAAGTTTGCGATATGTCAGACTTTTTCTGccgttaaattttcataagtCAGTATCGAGCGAACTTTGCCGCCAGTATAAAATCAAACGaatcttaatatttaatatttctagataataacatttacattaatattttatctctcTTGTGATTGTTACAGGTGTTAGTGTCGCCAATACTAGCAGGACTGGCGGTGGGTATCGGCGTGcccgttttattattttacgtttatgGGGTGGTCCCAGTTTCTCTTTGTCGAAGTGGGGGTTGTGGTGTTTCCACAAATGGCACGGGTGTTCGATTTGATTTCGATGACGAGAACGAACTGATGGGCTCTTTGGGTGCCCGCAACGGTGGAGGTAAGTATATTAATCCTCTCCCTTAAATCTCTCCACTCTTAATGAATGATGTTCGAACTTAATTACAACAGTAATTTTGTATCGCAGATGCAGCGTCGATAGACGTCGCGAGTCACCGTGGCGGTAATCCTTCGATAGGGGAAGCATCGCTTTCGCTCTATGGAAGCCAGTTGGAAAAGCTGGGTCGAGAAAATGATCGTGAGAGCGCCAGCAATGTAGCTCTTGCTGGCACCAGTCTTGCCGGAAGTATAGCTTCCAGTGTTCTTCCGGGTGGTCAGAGGTAAAGTGTGGTTTGTTCATTTGTATAACATGCAGTAGCTTGAAAATTACGTCTTATACATATGTTACGAACAGATTGGAGGTTCAAGCGGACGTGACGTCTACACAACGATTCAGCTTGTGCAGCGAAACCGTGTCTGTTACGACCAGTTTGTCAGAAAAGTCGGTGAACGCATCTATTGCTTTGGATGATGGAACGGCATCCACAAAAGCCTTGGCGGGTTCTGTTCAAAATTTTAAGGTACCCTGTTTTCAAGATTAAATTGATACATAGCTCTACCTTGCTTTGTACTAGATACATTTATATAAGAAACcacaaaaacaaaagaatgatACAGATGTACAAACATCTCATAATgcttatatgtttttttttttttaccgtaGCTTAAGAATGAATTGGGTCCAAAGGCGTCGACGGAACCTCAAGAAAATCGAACATTCGCGCAGCTTTGCGTTCCTTCAAGCGCTGGACGACGTAAGCGCAATAAGGAGACGGAACCGGAAACAGATGCTCAAAAACCTTCGAAGTATGACtggatttaaatattaatttaattctacattCGTATACATTACTGTTATTTTTGCTATGATTTTCAGAAATGGTAACAGTGATTCGAAGGTTGACTCGTCAGCGGACGACAACGTATCGCGGGAACGAGTCAACGTTGCCACGTTAAGGAGTGTATTCCTCTATAGCTCGACTGTAACCGCGGATCGCGAGAAGCGATTATCAGTGATAGAAGAACCGTCTCCTGCAGGAGCACAGAATAAAGCTGCTCGTGTATCATCTTCCGACGAGGGCTGCAAAGCTAGTAACGCGGAAGAGGATGTACCCtcttaaaaaatggaaagacTGATTGTTTCTCTAATAACGATGTACACGCATCTTTTAAATACGGGACGTGTAGATACGTATTTacatatgtgtgtatatatgtatttaagtGTACACCGTGTGCGTACTCTGAGCTTACTGTATATTAGAGTTCTGCAACGGGCGGGTTATGGTTTAACCAGCCACCCGTTCACCCAATGGATGGACTAAGCGATTAGAGCGTGTATCGTTCATGTATCGATCAGGATAAATTAGTAGTCGCTCCAGCACTGCAACGGGCGGGTGTACCATAGTTTAGCCCACAACCTGCCAATCATGCATTTACACGAGACTCATCTGGTCGATTGTCACTTTCCTCGACCATACCTATGCCTTTTGTCTTTACTTATAGTAGACTCGCCCGGCGCGTATAGTCGCGTGCAAAAATTTTCAGATAGttcttcttctaatttttaattagagatGGCAAACAAGAATGAgtttaacgaaacatttaacgGAAGTAACTGTCTGGAAATTTCTACACGCCACGGTTAGTATAACACAACGGAGATTTCGAAAGTTCGTAGATGTCGCTCAAAATTGACCCTGGTTATTGATAGATACTGGCGGGTACAAATCTGGTAACGGACTACATTTGCAGAactctattatatttatgcataCCGTGTATAAACGTACTTTGAGTGCAATAGAGGGAACaagttaaaattaactttGCGAAGCAAAGTATATCGAAGTAAACAGTATATGCATTCATATTTCCAAAATGTGTGCGCGTAGAGAATATTTGACACTCGCATACGCTAAAAGGCCTCAAGTTTGTTATAAACAGTTGACATAAATTTAACATGAATCATTTTCATCTTATGACAGCACCTTCTGAAGTGAGAATGAAAATCGTTGTAACGCGTGTAGGTTATGTTCTTGTATACAAACGCAGTGTTAGTAAATCCCAACTTCGACAAAAAATGACATCGTTGTCGCGTGGTATAACACAGAGTGATTATATGAAAAGTTGAACAGAAAGTATTGACAACTTCGTGGAGTCTTTATAATGTTGCATTTTACatcaaataacaattattatttcctatGGATAACGTACTCGTCAATTCGTCAATCATGTCTCCAGGTGTACAAGTATTATAAGTCTTTGtatatgaacaaattttctaaatgttgTCCCTCgatgtatgaaaatatacataatatatgaaatacatCTCTAAAGGCAATGAGTATGCCTTTACATTGAATGTATAGTGTTTTAGgagaaaaatttaacattacCATAAGAAAGGGTTATGGTAGTCTATTACTTTTtgcttgtatttatttattcttatttccAGTGATTTATATATGATAATTTCTGATGCTTTATTAGGCATGTCGACAGCTttggtttgtttttcttgcccatatatacacatttacataatattcACTAACAAtcacaataaagaaaaagcgcgttatggaaatatttttgcaattttacgTTCAAGAAACTTATGGCCTTAAgtttgaaagaatttaaatatatgtaaataattttgtaaaattatctTCATCATCATACGTACAAACagatagatatatatatttgtttttaatatatatacaaatatgtatgtttatgtttaaaagTAATAGCTATGTTGTCTATTTGGATAAGCTGATGTCATACGTCCAAATTAGTAAATTTCTATGGACAGGTTTTCATAGGAGTTTACATATACGTACGTAAACGGACGTGTGAACTCAAGAAAACCGAATTGCAAAATATGACATGAGCTGCCATATcatgtttatatatacacagtagatattttagttaaataatgcatattttgaaaatgtgcCTAGAATAAATAGTACAcggtacaaaatataaaaaaaaaggcaagCTTAtgtagaaacaaatttttaaaaagtatgcATTTTTACCgatatttttacgaattttaaataatgatttaaatatataaattagacAAGTGCGTTTCGTTAATATAAAGTGgggtgcaatttttaatatgttaatatataaacaacATAAACAAATCCAcaaggaataaaattatacttttacaaCCATAGTATTagtttcttcaaatttcattaGTCATTGTACATTTTGTATGAAGACCAAggtttattgtattacaaaggtgtatcatttaaaatagtatttcatttgTGATGAATGTAAATTCgtaaatacaacaaaatataatgtaaattgtatgcttctttaaattataagaatatGTTTATGCTGTACAAATGTAatagtgttttttttcttcacaattacattactatttaatacagacatacaataataatagcaCTGGATTATTAGTTAAATTTGGAAGACTGCAAACTTTTAAATCATtcttatatttacatacattacataccttatataaatattataaattaaattgatctacttaaaaataagggagattttttaaataactcgtCCACTTTTAGCTTAAAAAGTTCACTCTGAATGGGTTCATTTAGTTGGCATAGGGGATTTTTTACAACATATTCCAAATAAacctgaaaatatttattatttaaataaattctatataaGGACGTCAAAATTTACACTATTAAAAATGTCTCATGAAAGTCTATTTAAGGAATATTATGTGGATGTTTACTCACTTCTCTATATAATTGCTGCAATAATTCTCTAGCATTTTGTGATGCATTATCGGTGttcaatatgaattttaaccCAGACGGAACTTCGAAATAGTGCAACGTGTATTTACTCGTTTTATAATACAAGAAACCTTCCTTCGGATCCAGTGGTGATATTTTACTTACAAATGATTTAATGGAAAATAGCATCCCGTACATTAATTTAGCTTCCTAAATTTCacataattttacattcaaGTAACGCGAACGTTTTATAAGATAATTGGCAAGACGTTAACGTCGAAGAGgttagataaatattattattgaataacaAATACCTCTACTTTTGTAATGCCGGATCTGTTCAACCTATTCCATTCGGCGTAATACAATAACGTTCCAttcttagaaaatatatataaattatgaattgTCATAGTCACTACTGTCACTGATTTCGTTCGTTCTGTTTACTTGACCACGTCTAATTCTAACAGTGTCAGTCTGACACACGCAATGGTGTTCATCGATACATTCATTTGTAGTTGTGATAACATTAATACTAGTGACGTCATCGGTATAGAAACTCTCAAGTTTATAGTGAAAGTTGTAGCGACTGTTGATGCTATAGAGCAAGTGGTGTGgtatcagtggcgccatcggtgggaaaacgtctaagattgtaataaaaatagttcacACCATTTCTATAAGATGGCGCAACCGATAtctttaatcaattattctttattttttataattaatacaattcttTGCTTTACaacactacaatatattatttcaacatATTGTTTAAACGTTTACCCGCTTTTACATATCTATCTGAATCTATAAGCTCAGACTGCGAATCTATAATCACTATTTGCAATAAACGTAACGTGAACGTATTTTCCCTAAAGGTAGcttgatattataaattaaataaactgaatttaaatgaactaATAAATGTGTGAAACAATAAAACGGTAAGGGCATATGTTAAAATgccaaaattattatttttatggttAGTTATCTAATGCAGGAATAATTATCGACTGTTTAGCTAGTGAGGCCATCTAGCAACAATAGcgggaactattttcattacaaacttgggcatttcTCCACCGATGGCGCTACTGATATTAAATCCTCTATAGTAGTATTAGTACGCGCGCACTCCAtaagaaatcaatttctttatacaaaGCTCAGCAAAGTAAAGGTAGAATAAGTTAGGATTACGAATATAGAGAAAAAGAGGAGCGAGGATGGAATTTCCTCCCGTCCCTTTCTTCCCTTTATTCTCCCTCTTTTTCAATTTGGCATCAGAAATAAAGCAACGTATAAAAAAGTTCGCATTGTATCTACCcctaacaataatatttgcCATTCCAGCGGAATCCTCTGGAATGGACGCAGTAAAGACCGGTAACTACCGCGGTCGaataaaatagcaaaataGGACCAACGGCGATTCCCATCCCCCGTTAGCGGCGATACCATTGGAATACTTTCTCTCAATTATTGATCAGGATGTTCCAGCGAGCGAATGGGGATCTAAGTTGCCACGCGAAACTACCCACAGGGTTAGAAAACGTGGCTTCGGTTCCGACGCGATTATCGGTTAGAGTACTTTTATTAACGCGTAAGAGTATCGTGGCATGTGAGCGGGCCCGAGTTCCAGCGCATAAAGCGTCGCCTTTCGATCGGTATTTTCTACGTCGAGCGTGCCATTTGGCTTTTCAACGTTCAAGTAGAGTCAAGGGGAGGCTAAAGCCGGCCAAACCCGAGAGGAGGTTTACCGTGGAGCAGTATAATACCCACGCGAACGACGCTATGCAAATAAATACGGGCGCAAACGAGAATGTAGGAAAGTAAAGCGgagaataaattgaaactgcGGGCGCGCAGCCGCGGCGGATAACAAATTATGAATGATACGCGTTCGCACAATGCCCGTGGAAACTGCGCGGAAATTAAGGATACCATCGGAAATGTCTGCGAAATGAAACGGGACAAATTTGGCCGGGAGAACAAAAGATAAATAGAGGGCACGCGTGACGACGCGATGCTAATGGCAGGATGCTGAAGGCGCTTTCTGCTGCGCTGCTATTTCTGCGAGTGCGAGAGGTGATGATAAGGAACCGTCGTCCAATTGATAATTTACTGAAGCTCCGTAGAGAAATGGGTTTCCAATTGTAAGGGACTTCTGAGGGGGAATTCTTTGAGACTTCTTTGATCTCTTGAGAAAAGATTAGGAGTGTTACGATGATTATCTACTAAAATCTCCCGTTGTTCTACATcgtaatatgtatattaaaatataaatgattcaCGTTGaaatctattttataatttctgtagGGCATTATCTTAATGTGGTACGAGCGCAAACAATTTCTGTTTAGccctgtattttttaaacattaaaaatggGGTACGTGTTTCGAAGTGCGTGGCTGTTGAAGTAAGTGATTGGAATATGTTCTCGGGCTTATCAGTGGCATTGAGTAGGCTTTTACTAGGTATAATACGAAGctacaaaattaaacagaagTAACCCTTTTGTGATAATATACTTGGAAATCATATTCCCAGCAATATATCATCGTTGCAATATTGTGTCATGAACCGTGAGGGTTATAAGACTTGAGGTATTCATtcgaacattattattataaacatggGACTATCTACAGTCTTTAATGACACGTATCCACCGCCAGTGAGTGAAAATAACGATATGGTATCTATCGACGCTGAAGATAATTGCAAAGCCTCAACGGACGTTGCTCGCCATGCAAATAATTCGCAACCGAGTGATTCCGAGAGCAACAGTGCTGACAACCATTTTAACGTTGTAACGATAACGTTGGGTTGGTGTAGCGAGCCATTTGTCATTACCAgactgcgaatatttatgcaaaataaaatcttcgcgaacgtgcggtaataaattgaacctaaataggaatttattttattctgcaaatattataacatgaactctattttcgatattttttatatcctttcatattgtttgcattttgtaggttcttgcacattcgaatttcctataaatgtataaagatccgcagtctagtcattacTATTCAACGTTATCGATCAACTTTTGTGATCACTTTACTTCCttgatgattattaattacatagaCAGATATTAGATCGTATAGTATACGTGTTTTGTTCGTAACCCccgttttattaaatattttctttacgttTCTTATTATGTTAATTACTCTTACTTTAGtttttctataattcaaagtatgagttttttaaacaaaattagatGGTAGGAACACCAATGATGAAAGGTAAATTCTAAAACTAGATTTGACTAGACATCGATATTAATCTTGTCTCCTAttgtacagtaaaaaaaatggttcGTCACACCTGTAACCAATGCCACCGATTTCAAtgcgattcatttttaaacaatttcaacgaATCCTTCTCCCGAATCGCAGCTCGCAACAATGAAAATCACCGAAAATCCCTTCGATCCGTTACACGCGTCACGTGGCTCCAATTTTCGAGGGGATGAAAAAGATTTCGACAGAAATATCCGTGTAAAACAAACGAACGCGTCGACCAGCCTCAGGAATAATTCGATAACGATGACCCTAGGCCGTAAATCAAGCGAAACGCGTCTGTTCTCAGTGGATCGTGGAACACCTAGGTGGAAGCATAGGGGCAGACATGTACACAAGCCTGTAATATAATCACTTGGGCCCAAATGTTTGAAACTGCGAGCTTAAAACGGTATACACGTAGACCCGTAGATAGCCTCAACCCTGCTACAGGACTATATTGACCCTGACACAAGCTTACCAAGTTTGCCGATAGCGTCTCTTCCGCCGTGGTCGCTTCTGTTAATTTCATTCGCAGTGGTAGTTTCCTCGCGACTTTGGCCAGCTACGTTCCCCGATTTAACGGTTAATTTATCGACAGCATTGATCGCATCTGCCTGCTAGCGGGCAGCAAACTCCGGAAAAACATTTTCCGCACCCCACCCGGTCCTCTAAATCCTCCTGACCCGGTGGTAATAAAACGGCCTATACAATAAACCGACCGCGTGTATTGACAGAGTGCTAGATACCACTTTCGCCCCTGAGTACTAGTCGTGGATCGCAATAAACGACCCGGTGACTTCCATTTCTGGGTGTTTGTTTGCTCCTCGTTGCTCTTTCCTCTCTGAATGGCCGCTTCAAAATTGATCGATTGCCATGCAAAACACGCCGTCCCGGGAAATCGTTCCAGCGGGTCCAAGAATTTTTTCTACCCGTTATTCTGATCACGTTTTTCGATGTTCTTGAAATTATACAGAGCAGGTGGTCgaattttaagtttaattcATAAGGCTGATTTTTAGTTTTAGAGAGGCTTTCCTGCATTCTTTTTTCTggtaaaaattgaagtaagACTCGCGTTTCTTATCCGTGGTTCTCGAACTTTATCTCAAGTAGTAgtaatctatttatttcattatcacCTCGATATACATAGAAAGGATCAGCGCCTCCTATTCATACGATAGACTTAATTACATTAACCTTATTCTagttggaaatttgtatccTAAATTCTCCTCGCTAatctaatattatattagatgtattatattatattatattatattatattatattatattatattatattatatatatatgatgatattatattcttttatttattcctcctATTCTCTTTGGTCCTTTTTCTTGCCCCTGGAATCATTTTCATCCACTTAATTCCGGCACCTTTTTCGTCTAAAATTGCCTCCACTTCCATTCCTGTGTTTCCTACCCCTTCGCATTCCCTTATTAACTGTAGAATTGTTTCGCCTTCCTTTTCGCATATTCTTTCCATCCTTTGCTCGTCTTTCGTTCAGTACTTATTACAGTTCTCTTCGTCCCCACATCTGAATCCGAAGATTGTtgtttttcctatttttaatatatctatCTCTGATCTGTTTTcgctgtttaaatatttgggTACTTCAGGCGTTTATAAAAACTTGTAGTATCTGTTATATTTCGAGTTCGGTTTATCGCAAGTAGTGGACATTGTCCGTCACGATATCTTACATGCGAAAACGAGGATCGACGAGGGCCTCCCTTGCGGGATACgcgaaataaatagaaacaaagGCGAGAGGGATGGGCGACGGTGGCACACGAGCGCAGAAAATCccagaaatatttcacggcGCGCGCGCATTACACACGGATGCtctataatttgtgaaatttgcGAGTTACAGTCGGTTCTTTATAAACGATAAGCCGCTTTTGTTTGCCTCACAATCAGGCGAGGGGTTCCATATGTGCAGCGGGGGAAACAAGTTTGCAAATCGTCCCCTTTATTCCGCGCCGGTAGAGCAGATTTGTTCACCTTTCCCCATTCAAATCGCTCCCCTTTCACGCGATACTCGCGCAtacgcgatcgcgagatcatCCCGTCGCTTGTTCTCGCGGATATGTATAAAACTTCCCCCGCAGTCAACCGCGATAAAATAAGCGCTTCTTCTTTGCCTTTCGACGTTTTCCCACCTCTGGGCTCAACTTTCGGAATTTCAAGCAGCTTTCGTTCGTCACGGTCGTCTGGGAAATCATACGGGATTATTATTGCGTTACGAGACGCGCTCGACGTATTGTCTTAGCTTGATCAACGTCTCGATTGTTTAggataagaaatttataattaaacgacCGGTGCTAACGCTTTTCGGAAGAGATTACTACGAGTGGGTTTAGATTTCACTGGTAGAAATGTTTGTTGAGTCACGTGACTTGGAAGTCGAGGTTGAATTGGTCctgaatgaaagaaatttggaATAGGGAGGTTATAAATTGTTTCCactaaaaaaagagaaagagaaaggatGGGGGtatgtgtaataataaaatagcgtGCAAATCAATTATCGTCTTATCGTACCcttactttgaaatttctatgtttattCGAAGCGACTAGAATGTAATtagatagaataaaattatagcaCGATTGAGTGAAACAGTTGTTAAGA
This portion of the Hylaeus volcanicus isolate JK05 chromosome 4, UHH_iyHylVolc1.0_haploid, whole genome shotgun sequence genome encodes:
- the LOC128874746 gene encoding trafficking protein particle complex subunit 1; its protein translation is MTIHNLYIFSKNGTLLYYAEWNRLNRSGITKVEEAKLMYGMLFSIKSFVSKISPLDPKEGFLYYKTSKYTLHYFEVPSGLKFILNTDNASQNARELLQQLYREVYLEYVVKNPLCQLNEPIQSELFKLKVDELFKKSPLFLSRSI